A single region of the Streptococcus macedonicus ACA-DC 198 genome encodes:
- the accC gene encoding Biotin carboxylase of acetyl-CoA carboxylase: MFKKLLIANRGEIAVRIIRAARELGINTVAVYSEADKNSLHTILADEAICIGPARSTDSYLNMNAVLSAAIVTGAQAIHPGFGFLSENSKFATMCEEMHIKFIGPSAEIMDKMGDKINARAEMIAANVPVIPGSDGEVFTAEEALEVADRLGYPVMLKASAGGGGKGIRKVESAEELVPAFESASQEALAAFGNGAMYIEKVIYPARHIEVQILGDSHGNVVHLGERDCSLQRNNQKVLEESPSVAIGKTLRGKIGDAAIRAAKAVHYENAGTIEFLLDEKTSEFYFMEMNTRVQVEHPVTEFVTGIDIVKEQIRIAAGQPLSVTQDDITITGHAIECRINAENPKFNFAPSPGKITDLYLPSGGVGLRVDSAVYNGYSIPPYYDSMIAKIIVHGENRFDALMKMQRALYELEIEGVTTNAEFQMDLISDEHVIAGDYDTSFLMETFLPNYNKEND; this comes from the coding sequence ATGTTTAAAAAATTATTAATTGCCAATCGTGGTGAGATTGCGGTGCGTATTATTCGTGCAGCGCGTGAATTGGGAATCAATACGGTAGCTGTCTATTCTGAAGCGGATAAAAATTCTTTGCATACAATTTTGGCTGATGAAGCAATCTGTATCGGTCCAGCTCGTTCAACCGATTCTTATCTTAATATGAATGCTGTCTTGTCAGCTGCTATCGTGACAGGAGCGCAAGCCATTCACCCAGGTTTTGGTTTTTTAAGTGAAAATTCAAAATTTGCTACCATGTGTGAAGAAATGCACATCAAATTTATCGGTCCTAGTGCTGAAATCATGGATAAAATGGGTGATAAAATCAATGCTCGTGCTGAAATGATTGCTGCGAACGTACCTGTTATTCCTGGTTCTGACGGTGAGGTATTTACTGCAGAGGAAGCACTTGAAGTGGCTGATAGACTTGGTTATCCTGTTATGCTAAAAGCTTCTGCTGGTGGCGGTGGTAAAGGAATTCGAAAAGTCGAATCTGCAGAAGAACTTGTACCTGCCTTTGAATCAGCTTCACAAGAAGCTTTGGCGGCTTTTGGTAACGGTGCTATGTACATCGAAAAAGTCATCTATCCAGCTCGACACATCGAAGTTCAAATTTTAGGTGATTCTCATGGCAATGTCGTTCATCTTGGTGAACGTGACTGTTCTCTTCAGCGTAATAACCAAAAAGTTTTAGAAGAAAGTCCATCAGTTGCCATTGGTAAAACCTTGCGTGGTAAAATTGGTGATGCCGCTATTCGTGCTGCAAAGGCAGTTCACTATGAAAATGCAGGTACGATTGAATTCTTGCTTGACGAGAAAACATCCGAATTTTACTTTATGGAAATGAACACACGTGTTCAGGTAGAACATCCTGTCACTGAGTTTGTTACTGGTATTGATATTGTTAAGGAACAAATTCGTATTGCAGCAGGTCAACCATTGTCTGTGACACAGGATGATATTACAATCACAGGTCATGCGATTGAATGTCGTATTAACGCTGAAAATCCGAAATTCAATTTTGCACCAAGCCCTGGTAAAATTACAGATTTGTATTTGCCAAGTGGTGGTGTTGGATTGCGTGTTGATTCAGCTGTTTACAATGGTTATAGTATTCCGCCTTATTATGACAGTATGATTGCTAAAATTATTGTTCATGGTGAAAATCGATTTGATGCTCTGATGAAAATGCAGCGTGCCCTTTATGAGTTAGAAATTGAAGGTGTTACCACAAATGCAGAATTCCAAATGGATTTAATTTCAGATGAGCATGTTATCGCTGGAGACTATGATACGTCATTCTTGATGGAGACATTCTTGCCAAATTATAATAAAGAAAATGATTAG
- the accD gene encoding Acetyl-coenzyme A carboxyl transferase beta chain, which yields MALFSKKDKYIRITPNNSLKQSAPREVPEVPDELFAKCPACKHMIYQKDLGVAKICPACSYNFRICAKERLAITVDEGSFEELFTGLQTQDPLKFPGYQEKLAKMREKTGLDEAVLTGKALIKGQKVALAIMDSNFIMASMGTVVGEKITRLFELAIEEELPVVIFTASGGARMQEGIMSLMQMAKISAAVKRHSEAGLFYLTILTDPTTGGVTASFAMEGDIIIAEPQALVGFAGRRVIETTVREKLPEDFQKAEFLLEHGFVDAIVKRTEMPDVIAKLVAFHGGAK from the coding sequence ATGGCTTTATTTAGTAAAAAAGATAAATACATTCGAATTACTCCCAATAACTCCCTGAAGCAATCAGCACCTCGCGAGGTACCAGAGGTACCTGATGAATTGTTTGCAAAATGTCCAGCTTGTAAGCATATGATTTATCAAAAGGATTTAGGAGTGGCAAAAATTTGCCCAGCTTGTTCTTACAATTTCCGAATTTGTGCCAAAGAGCGCTTAGCTATTACCGTAGATGAAGGAAGTTTTGAGGAACTCTTTACTGGGCTACAAACGCAAGACCCTCTTAAATTCCCAGGTTACCAAGAAAAATTAGCTAAAATGCGTGAAAAAACTGGACTTGATGAAGCTGTTTTGACTGGTAAGGCTTTGATAAAGGGTCAAAAAGTAGCGCTTGCCATTATGGATTCAAACTTTATCATGGCATCAATGGGGACAGTTGTTGGTGAAAAAATAACACGCTTATTCGAATTAGCAATCGAAGAGGAATTACCTGTTGTCATTTTTACAGCTTCAGGTGGTGCTCGTATGCAAGAAGGTATTATGAGCTTGATGCAAATGGCAAAAATTTCAGCTGCTGTTAAGCGTCATTCTGAAGCTGGTCTGTTTTATTTAACGATTTTGACCGACCCTACAACGGGTGGTGTGACAGCAAGTTTTGCTATGGAAGGTGATATTATTATTGCTGAACCACAAGCTTTAGTCGGCTTTGCTGGACGACGTGTTATTGAAACGACTGTTCGAGAAAAATTGCCTGAAGATTTTCAAAAGGCAGAATTTCTTTTGGAACATGGTTTTGTTGATGCGATTGTTAAACGCACGGAAATGCCAGATGTTATTGCCAAATTAGTTGCGTTTCATGGAGGTGCTAAATGA
- the accA gene encoding Acetyl-coenzyme A carboxyl transferase alpha chain gives MSSDVSIILKEAREQGRLTTLEYAELIFDDFMELHGDRHFADDGAVVGGIARLDGRPVTVIGIQKGKNLQENLKRNFGQPNPEGYRKALRLMKQAEKFGRPVVTFINTAGAYPGVGAEERGQGEAIARNLLEMSDLKVPIIAIIIGEGGSGGALALAVADKVWMLEHSMYAILSPEGFASILWKDGSRATEAAELMKITAGELFNMGVVDKVIPEHGYFSSEIVEMIKSNLISELDELSQLPLEQLLENRYQRFRKY, from the coding sequence ATGAGTAGCGATGTATCAATAATATTGAAAGAAGCGCGTGAACAAGGACGTTTGACAACCTTGGAATACGCTGAACTCATTTTTGATGATTTCATGGAACTTCATGGCGATCGCCATTTTGCCGATGATGGTGCCGTTGTTGGCGGTATCGCACGCCTAGATGGTCGTCCTGTGACGGTTATTGGTATTCAAAAAGGAAAAAATTTACAAGAAAATCTTAAACGAAACTTTGGTCAACCAAATCCAGAAGGATACCGTAAAGCACTGCGTTTGATGAAACAAGCTGAAAAATTCGGTCGTCCTGTCGTTACGTTTATCAATACAGCGGGAGCCTATCCTGGTGTTGGTGCTGAAGAACGTGGGCAAGGGGAAGCCATTGCACGTAATCTGCTTGAAATGAGCGACCTAAAAGTGCCGATTATTGCCATTATTATTGGTGAAGGTGGTTCAGGAGGTGCTCTTGCACTCGCTGTAGCTGATAAGGTCTGGATGCTCGAACACAGCATGTATGCGATTTTGAGTCCAGAAGGTTTTGCCTCTATTCTTTGGAAAGATGGCTCACGTGCAACCGAAGCAGCTGAGTTAATGAAAATTACAGCTGGCGAACTCTTTAACATGGGAGTAGTGGATAAGGTTATTCCCGAACACGGTTATTTTTCAAGTGAAATTGTTGAAATGATTAAATCTAATCTGATTTCAGAATTAGATGAACTTAGTCAACTACCATTAGAACAACTCCTTGAAAACCGTTATCAACGTTTTAGAAAATATTAA
- the serS gene encoding Seryl-tRNA synthetase has protein sequence MLDIKRIRNDFDEVAKKLATRGVAAEKLAELKELDDKRRELLVKSESAKAERNTASAAIAQAKRNKEDASEQIAAMQKLSADIKATDAQLAEIDNKLAEFTTTLPNIPAADVPVGADEDENVEVRRWGTPRDFDFEIKAHWDLGEDLGILDWERGAKVTGSRFLFYKGLGARLERAIYNFMLDEHAKEGYTEVIPPYMVNHDSMFGTGQYPKFKEDTFELADSDYVLIPTAEVPLTNYYRGEILDGKELPVYFTAMSPSFRSEAGSAGRDTRGLIRLHQFHKVEMVKFSKPETSYDELEKMVANAENILQKLGLPYRVITLCTGDMGFSAAKTYDLEVWIPAQNTYREISSCSNTEDFQARRAQIRYRDEADGKVKLLHTLNGSGLAVGRTVAAILENYQNEDGSVTIPEVLRPYMGGAEVISPK, from the coding sequence ATGTTAGACATCAAACGTATTCGTAACGATTTTGACGAAGTCGCTAAAAAATTAGCAACACGTGGCGTTGCTGCTGAAAAATTAGCTGAATTAAAAGAACTTGACGACAAACGCCGTGAATTGCTTGTCAAATCTGAATCAGCTAAGGCTGAACGCAACACAGCATCTGCCGCTATCGCTCAAGCAAAACGCAACAAAGAAGACGCTTCTGAACAAATTGCAGCAATGCAAAAATTGTCAGCAGATATCAAAGCTACTGACGCTCAATTAGCTGAAATCGATAACAAATTAGCTGAATTCACAACTACACTTCCAAATATCCCAGCCGCTGATGTTCCTGTCGGTGCTGACGAAGATGAAAACGTAGAAGTTCGCCGTTGGGGAACACCTCGTGACTTTGACTTTGAGATCAAAGCTCACTGGGATCTTGGTGAAGACCTTGGTATTCTTGACTGGGAACGTGGTGCCAAAGTTACTGGCTCTCGCTTCCTTTTCTACAAAGGACTTGGTGCTCGCCTAGAACGTGCTATCTACAACTTTATGTTGGATGAACACGCTAAAGAAGGTTACACAGAAGTTATCCCACCTTACATGGTCAACCATGACTCAATGTTCGGTACTGGTCAATATCCAAAATTTAAAGAGGACACATTTGAATTAGCTGACTCTGACTACGTTCTTATCCCAACTGCGGAAGTGCCACTTACAAACTACTACCGTGGTGAAATCCTTGACGGTAAAGAACTTCCAGTTTACTTCACAGCAATGAGCCCATCATTCCGTTCAGAGGCTGGTTCAGCTGGTCGTGACACACGTGGTTTGATTCGTCTTCACCAATTCCACAAAGTTGAAATGGTGAAATTCTCTAAACCTGAAACATCATACGACGAATTGGAAAAAATGGTGGCTAACGCTGAAAACATTCTTCAAAAACTTGGTTTGCCATACCGTGTTATCACACTTTGTACTGGCGATATGGGATTCTCAGCTGCTAAAACTTATGATTTAGAAGTTTGGATTCCAGCACAAAATACTTACCGTGAAATCTCAAGCTGTTCAAATACTGAAGATTTCCAAGCCCGTCGTGCCCAAATCCGTTACCGTGACGAAGCAGACGGCAAAGTTAAACTTCTTCACACACTTAACGGTTCAGGTCTTGCCGTTGGACGTACAGTCGCTGCAATCCTTGAAAACTACCAAAACGAAGACGGTTCTGTAACAATTCCAGAAGTTCTTCGTCCATACATGGGTGGAGCTGAAGTCATCTCACCTAAATAA
- a CDS encoding putative regulator of the mannose operon, ManO yields MAQSINSTVELTTTGVSYLSMGGKVGKFLLGNKGLEFYSDANVEDYIQIPWENIEKIGANVSRNKVSRHFEVFTDKGKFLFASKDSGKILKVARQHIGNDKVVRMLTLVQIIIKRLSRFVKRK; encoded by the coding sequence ATGGCACAATCAATTAATTCTACGGTAGAATTAACGACTACTGGTGTTTCTTACCTCAGTATGGGGGGAAAAGTTGGCAAATTTCTCTTAGGAAATAAAGGCTTAGAATTTTACAGCGATGCTAATGTTGAAGATTACATTCAAATTCCTTGGGAAAATATTGAAAAAATCGGAGCAAATGTTTCTCGCAATAAAGTCAGCCGTCACTTTGAAGTCTTTACTGACAAAGGTAAATTTCTTTTTGCCTCAAAAGATTCAGGAAAGATTCTAAAAGTAGCTCGCCAACATATCGGAAACGACAAAGTTGTCCGTATGCTAACCTTGGTTCAAATCATTATTAAAAGACTATCAAGATTTGTCAAAAGGAAATAA
- the manZ gene encoding PTS system, mannose-specific IID component, giving the protein MTEKLQLSKSDRKKVWWRSTFLQGSWNYERMQNLGWAYALIPAIKKLYTSKEDQAAALQRHLEFFNTHPYVAAPIIGVTLALEEERANGAEIDDTAIQGVKIGMMGPLAGVGDPVFWFTIRPILGALGASLAMAGNIVGPLLFFFGWNIIRMAFLWHTQELGYRAGSEITKDLSSGIIQKITKGASILGMFILAVLVERWVSITFTVNLPSTQLSEGAYIVFPKGSVTGTELQGILVDVANGLSLTSTQTNTLQGQLDSLIPGLMGLLLTFFCMWLLKKKVSPITIIIGLFIVGIIARFFGIM; this is encoded by the coding sequence ATGACTGAAAAACTTCAATTATCAAAATCTGACCGTAAAAAAGTTTGGTGGCGTTCAACTTTCCTTCAAGGTTCTTGGAACTACGAACGTATGCAAAACTTAGGTTGGGCATATGCTTTAATCCCTGCCATCAAAAAACTTTATACATCTAAAGAAGACCAAGCTGCTGCTCTTCAACGCCACTTGGAATTCTTCAATACTCACCCATACGTTGCCGCTCCAATCATCGGTGTAACACTCGCCCTTGAAGAAGAACGCGCAAATGGTGCTGAAATTGATGATACAGCTATTCAAGGGGTTAAAATCGGTATGATGGGACCTCTTGCTGGTGTTGGTGACCCAGTCTTCTGGTTTACTATTCGTCCTATCCTTGGTGCCCTTGGTGCTTCACTTGCTATGGCAGGTAACATTGTTGGTCCACTCCTATTCTTCTTTGGATGGAACATCATTCGTATGGCATTCTTATGGCACACTCAAGAGCTTGGTTACAGAGCTGGTTCTGAAATTACTAAAGACCTTTCAAGTGGTATTATCCAAAAAATCACTAAAGGTGCTTCAATCCTTGGTATGTTCATCCTTGCTGTCTTGGTTGAACGTTGGGTATCAATTACATTTACTGTAAATCTTCCTTCAACTCAATTGTCAGAAGGAGCTTACATCGTATTCCCTAAAGGAAGCGTAACTGGTACTGAACTTCAAGGTATTCTTGTTGATGTTGCTAACGGACTTAGCTTGACTTCTACACAAACTAATACCCTTCAAGGTCAATTAGACTCATTGATTCCTGGTTTGATGGGACTTCTTCTCACATTCTTCTGTATGTGGTTACTTAAGAAAAAAGTTTCACCAATCACAATCATCATTGGATTGTTCATCGTTGGTATCATCGCTCGCTTCTTCGGAATCATGTAA
- the manY gene encoding PTS system, mannose-specific IIC component, protein MSVISMILVVVVAFFAGLEGVLDEFQFHQPLVACTLIGLVTGNLEAGIILGGSLQMIALGWANIGAAVAPDAALASVAAAIIMVKGGDFTTKGVAVATATAIPLAVAGLFLTMLVRTASVALVHGADAAAKEGNIAAVERTHLVALFLQGLRIAVPAALLLAVPTSAVQSVLNAMPDWLSGGMAVGGGMVVAVGYAMVINMMATSEVWPFFAIGFALAAVSDLTLIALGTIGVALAFIYLNLSEKGGNGGGTASGSGDPIGDILEDY, encoded by the coding sequence ATGTCAGTTATTTCTATGATTTTAGTCGTTGTGGTTGCCTTCTTCGCTGGTCTTGAAGGTGTCCTTGACGAATTCCAATTCCACCAACCACTAGTTGCCTGCACGCTTATCGGTCTTGTTACTGGTAACCTTGAAGCAGGTATCATCCTTGGTGGTTCACTTCAAATGATCGCTCTTGGTTGGGCTAACATTGGTGCCGCTGTTGCGCCTGATGCTGCCCTTGCCTCAGTAGCTGCTGCCATTATCATGGTCAAAGGTGGAGATTTCACAACTAAAGGTGTCGCTGTTGCAACTGCGACTGCTATCCCTCTTGCTGTTGCTGGTCTTTTCCTTACAATGCTTGTTCGTACAGCTTCTGTTGCCCTTGTTCATGGTGCTGACGCTGCCGCTAAAGAAGGAAACATCGCTGCTGTTGAACGCACTCACTTAGTTGCTCTTTTCCTTCAAGGACTTCGTATTGCTGTTCCTGCTGCACTTCTTCTTGCAGTACCAACATCAGCAGTACAATCTGTTCTTAACGCTATGCCAGACTGGTTGTCAGGTGGTATGGCTGTTGGTGGTGGTATGGTTGTTGCCGTAGGTTACGCTATGGTTATCAACATGATGGCTACAAGTGAAGTATGGCCGTTCTTTGCTATCGGTTTTGCATTAGCAGCTGTCTCTGATCTTACTCTTATCGCACTTGGTACAATCGGTGTTGCCCTTGCTTTCATCTACCTTAACCTTTCAGAAAAAGGTGGAAACGGTGGCGGAACTGCTTCAGGTTCTGGTGACCCAATTGGTGATATCCTAGAAGACTATTAG
- the manX gene encoding PTS system, mannose-specific IIB component / PTS system, mannose-specific IIA component translates to MGIGIIIASHGKFAEGIHQSGSMIFGEQEKVQVVTFMPSEGPDDLYAHFNDAIAQFDADDEILVLADLWSGSPFNQASRVMGENPDRKMAIITGLNLPMLIQAYTERMMDANAGVEQVVANIIKESKDGVKALPEKLNPAEEATAAPAAQAAPQGAIPEGTVIGDGKLKINLARIDTRLLHGQVATNWVPASKADRIIVASDTVSKDELRKSLIKQAAPNGVKANVVPIKKLIEASKDPRFGNTHALILFETPQDALKAIEGGVPIKELNVGSMAHSTGKTMVNNVLSMDKDDVATFEKLRDLGVTFDVRKVPNDSKKDLFDLIKKANIQ, encoded by the coding sequence ATGGGTATCGGTATTATTATTGCCAGCCATGGTAAATTTGCTGAAGGTATTCATCAATCAGGTTCTATGATTTTTGGCGAACAAGAGAAAGTTCAAGTCGTAACTTTCATGCCAAGCGAAGGACCAGATGATTTGTATGCACACTTCAACGATGCTATCGCACAATTTGATGCTGATGATGAAATCCTCGTACTAGCTGACCTTTGGAGTGGTTCTCCATTTAACCAAGCTAGTCGCGTGATGGGTGAAAATCCAGACCGCAAGATGGCTATCATTACAGGTCTCAATTTGCCAATGCTTATCCAAGCCTACACAGAGCGTATGATGGACGCTAATGCAGGTGTTGAACAAGTTGTTGCAAATATCATTAAAGAGTCTAAAGACGGTGTTAAAGCACTTCCTGAAAAACTCAACCCAGCTGAAGAAGCTACTGCTGCGCCTGCTGCACAAGCTGCACCTCAAGGTGCTATCCCAGAAGGAACTGTCATCGGTGATGGTAAACTTAAAATTAACCTCGCTCGTATCGACACACGTCTTCTTCATGGACAAGTTGCAACAAACTGGGTACCAGCGTCTAAAGCAGATCGTATCATCGTTGCTTCTGATACAGTCTCTAAAGATGAATTGCGTAAAAGTTTGATTAAACAAGCTGCTCCAAACGGTGTTAAAGCAAACGTTGTTCCAATTAAGAAATTGATTGAAGCTTCTAAAGACCCTCGTTTTGGTAACACACATGCACTTATCTTGTTTGAAACACCTCAAGATGCTCTTAAAGCTATCGAAGGCGGTGTGCCAATTAAAGAACTTAACGTTGGTTCAATGGCTCACTCAACAGGTAAAACAATGGTTAACAACGTTTTATCTATGGATAAAGATGATGTTGCCACATTTGAAAAATTACGTGATCTTGGCGTAACATTTGATGTACGTAAGGTTCCTAATGATTCTAAGAAAGACTTGTTTGATCTTATCAAAAAAGCAAACATTCAATAA